Proteins co-encoded in one Christiangramia fulva genomic window:
- a CDS encoding GlmU family protein yields MNYILFDGEARNNLLPFTFTRPVADLRLGILSIRGKWEKWLQAKTSTKTEEYLSHKWPLKLESQNIFINASVFPEEKLVERINSLKTGQKLVAGEVLIAFSQKSEEDISNYQEIKFEGEILQISNTWDIFSKNGEEIERDFELLTKGRESQAVDPSNFIKNKEQIFIEEGASVENCSLNASSGPIYIGKNANIMEGSLIRGPFALGEGAIVKLGAKIYGPTTVGPYCKAGGEINNSVLFENSNKGHEGFLGNSVLGEWCNIGADTNTSNLKNNYAEVRLWNYNTENFAKTGLQFCGLMMGDHSKCAINTMFNTGTVAGVSANIFGSGFPRNFIPSFSWGGSKGTSVYDLKKVFETAEIVMGRRGIPLNDEDKEILRNVFELTAKYRR; encoded by the coding sequence ATGAATTATATTCTCTTTGACGGCGAAGCGAGAAATAATCTTCTTCCCTTTACTTTTACTAGACCTGTGGCTGACCTCAGGTTGGGAATTCTAAGTATCAGGGGAAAATGGGAAAAATGGTTACAGGCAAAAACATCTACTAAAACTGAAGAATACCTTAGCCATAAATGGCCTTTAAAGCTGGAATCTCAGAATATCTTTATCAATGCTTCTGTTTTTCCTGAAGAAAAGCTTGTTGAAAGGATAAATTCGCTAAAAACCGGCCAAAAACTTGTGGCAGGAGAAGTTTTAATCGCTTTTTCTCAAAAATCAGAAGAAGATATTTCTAATTATCAGGAAATAAAATTCGAAGGTGAAATTCTGCAAATTTCGAATACCTGGGATATTTTCTCTAAAAATGGAGAAGAAATAGAGCGTGATTTTGAGCTGCTGACGAAAGGGCGGGAATCTCAAGCTGTAGATCCTTCCAATTTTATTAAAAATAAAGAGCAGATTTTTATCGAGGAAGGTGCCAGCGTGGAAAACTGTTCATTAAATGCTTCTTCGGGGCCTATTTATATAGGGAAAAATGCTAACATTATGGAAGGCTCGCTTATTCGCGGACCTTTTGCGCTTGGTGAAGGTGCTATAGTTAAATTAGGAGCCAAAATTTATGGTCCCACTACCGTTGGCCCCTATTGTAAAGCCGGCGGAGAGATCAATAATTCGGTTCTTTTTGAAAATTCGAATAAAGGCCACGAAGGTTTCCTGGGAAATTCTGTACTGGGCGAATGGTGCAACATAGGCGCCGATACGAATACTTCAAATTTGAAGAATAACTATGCCGAAGTAAGATTATGGAACTATAATACCGAAAATTTCGCAAAAACCGGCCTTCAATTCTGCGGATTGATGATGGGAGACCATAGTAAATGCGCGATCAATACCATGTTTAATACAGGCACAGTGGCAGGAGTTAGTGCTAATATATTTGGAAGCGGTTTCCCACGAAATTTTATTCCCAGTTTCAGTTGGGGTGGAAGCAAGGGAACTTCTGTTTATGATCTGAAAAAAGTCTTTGAAACCGCTGAAATTGTAATGGGCAGAAGAGGTATTCCCCTTAATGATGAGGACAAAGAGATCCTTCGAAATGTTTTTGAGCTTACTGCTAAATATCGGCGGTAA
- a CDS encoding type B 50S ribosomal protein L31, with protein MKQGIHPENYRLVAFKDMSNEDVFITKSTAKTKETIEVDGTEYPLVKLEISRTSHPYYTGQTKLVDSAGRIDKFKNKYAKFKKK; from the coding sequence ATGAAGCAGGGAATCCATCCGGAAAATTATAGACTTGTAGCTTTTAAAGATATGTCTAATGAAGACGTATTCATTACAAAGTCTACAGCCAAGACAAAAGAAACTATTGAAGTTGACGGAACAGAATACCCGTTGGTAAAACTGGAAATTTCCAGAACTTCTCACCCTTATTATACAGGTCAGACAAAACTTGTTGACAGTGCGGGTAGAATTGATAAATTCAAGAACAAGTACGCGAAATTCAAGAAAAAGTAA
- a CDS encoding DUF4199 domain-containing protein: MENSSKKIATAFGVYLGISLVLITVLAYVFSLALLTKWWFGVMMLIFIITMSSFAVSKAKKASSTLFGFKSAFGVYFLTVFIGSFISLLFSIILFNFIDPDAAQEITRLTMESARKMMEGFGAPESEINKQMLAMQENSNYGIGNQLKGYAYQLAFFAVIGLIVALIFREKEKTNL; encoded by the coding sequence ATGGAAAATTCTTCAAAAAAGATAGCAACAGCCTTCGGAGTGTACCTGGGGATATCGCTGGTGCTCATTACCGTTTTAGCTTATGTATTTAGCCTGGCCCTTTTAACCAAATGGTGGTTCGGCGTGATGATGCTTATTTTTATTATCACAATGTCAAGTTTCGCGGTAAGTAAAGCAAAAAAAGCTAGCTCTACCCTGTTTGGCTTTAAAAGTGCTTTCGGGGTATATTTTCTTACGGTTTTCATCGGAAGTTTTATAAGTCTCCTGTTTTCTATAATATTATTCAATTTCATAGATCCAGATGCAGCGCAGGAAATCACCAGGCTTACCATGGAATCGGCAAGAAAAATGATGGAAGGTTTTGGCGCACCAGAAAGTGAGATCAATAAACAAATGTTGGCAATGCAGGAAAATAGCAACTACGGTATTGGAAATCAACTTAAAGGTTATGCATACCAGCTAGCATTTTTTGCCGTTATTGGACTCATAGTCGCATTGATCTTTAGAGAAAAAGAAAAGACGAATCTATAA